A window of Babesia microti strain RI chromosome III, complete genome contains these coding sequences:
- a CDS encoding conserved Plasmodium protein, unknown function (overlaps_old_locusTagID:BBM_III04655): protein MSRNPWIHIPILPEFLNVRSHGPDKIIKTLQHMAIRRITDINLLEDASETFFEASDRLYPLQLLKGLNSFYKLRYSNEAILSSVIGRIEDLLPINPPSSKRILDLLTIFSRLNICHPGAIEPLIANLELKIQDIENELSFAISSLSQLLVHNEKTINLLAAQAILTQNNHHLYSTFEAFSRHGIKNEELQNAVVSLMRNNKDISIKSKIKLLSAFNRIGCTDFDYFRGDIEKCIGDNPDMLIQISLWLNYYRLSISNLNVKLNLISDESLPFQLLLLVQILDESHKTELMQQAHRLSKLIHHLHTPTSVLQCLQMCVFSEVKWSNGGVLTEADRSTLSGMCNHALETLNNWVWALTISEQRMLLDVLLYLKTSSTLNVNLDRFTEYVNVPSLLPLFPPTLKFDDLDIIQIGSKSYMSEGDKIHFYHTERDRYVVVGSNTSQLSLRHLVTIRNINSLGNYILKEEFT, encoded by the exons ATGAGTAGGAATCCCTGGATACACATCCCTATTTTACCAGAATTTCTTAATGTACGCAGTCATGGTcctgataaaattatcaaaacCCTGCAACATATG GCAATTCGACGTATTACTGACATAAATCTGTTGGAAGATGCATCGGAAACTTTTTTTGAAGCCTCCGACCGTCTTTATCCCTTGCAACTTTTGAAG GGGCTTAACTCTTTCTATAAGCTTAGGTATTCAAATGAAGCTATTTTATCCTCAGTGATAGGGAGGATTGAAGATTTGCTACCGATAAATCCTCCTTCTTCAAAGCGAATACTTGATTTACTTACCATTTTTAGTAGACTTAACATTTGCCACCCAGGG GCCATAGAACCTTTGATTGCTAATTTGGAACTTAAAATTCAAGACATAGAAAATGAATTGAGTTTCGCCATCTCTTCGTTATCACAATTACTTGTACATAATGAAAAGACAATCAATTTACTGGCAGCTCAAGCTATTTTAACCCAAAATAACCACCATTTATATAG tacaTTTGAAGCATTCAGTAGACACGGtataaaaaatgaagaGTTGCAAAATGCAGTAGTTTCTTTAATGCGTAATAACAAAGATATTTCCATTAAaagtaaaattaaattactTTCTGCATTTAATCGTATTGGATGCACTGATTTTGACTACTTTAG gggCGACATAGAAAAGTGTATTGGCGATAACCCAGATATGttaatacaaatatcattatGGTTGAACTACTACCGATTGTCTATTAGCaatttaaatgtaaaaCTCAATCTTATATCTGATGAGTCTCTACCATTTCAGCTATTATTATTGGTTCAGATATTAGATGAATCACATAAAACGGAATTG atgCAACAGGCACATAGACTATCAAAGTTAATCCACCATCTCCATACACCTACATCTGTCCTACAATGTCTACAGATGTGCGTGTTTTCGGAAGTTAAGTGGAGCAATGGTGGGGTTTTAACTGAAGCTGATCGCAGTACATTAAGTGGTATGTGTAACCATGCACTGGAAACACTTAACAATTGGGTATGGGCTCTAACTATATCTGAGCAAAGAATGCTGTTGGACGTACtattatatctaaaaaCTTCCAGCACtttaaatgtaaatttagaTAGATTCACTGAATATGTTAACGTACCATCGCTTCTGCCATTATTCCCACCTACGCTCAAATTTGACGATTTggatattatacaaataggATCCAAAAGTTATATGAGTGAAGGAGATAAAATCCACTTTTATCACACTGAACGGGATCGCTATGTAGTTGTTGGAAGTAACACTAGCCAGTTAAGTTTGCGACATTTGGTTACTATAAGGAACATTAATTCATTGggcaattatatattaaagGAGGAATTCACGTAA
- a CDS encoding hypothetical protein (overlaps_old_locusTagID:BBM_III04670;~overlaps_old_locusTagID:BBM_III04675) has protein sequence MSSVVYRNLVTHSGDLVKNLAKLTPNEDFYTIVNSLKKTTLSTSDALTVFNICYTHNYRDRQLFINYINPLENAFFGTLEKTDDNRDYRSLILSLPVQAKVKIILGDNESITTDNQTANFSICKKFRVTDRLIIDAERYEKAGLKKLKRVTTAKFTKPIIQQHVPGIRLAKSLASSIRESIGTLNINDLGHICKIFTVKHPLTGSLIEDTIHALVDAISKQEISALSQIITDISTLYLAAQDRYIELQLDGIDSVDYPPVVYPTYISELGKIIDNCTTHIKSQNNAIMISQEDSRKIATNLLCGGLKKFNIVTINFWLKNANVQISNYDKK, from the exons ATGTCTAGTGTAGTGTATAGGAATTTAGTGACACATAGTGGAGATTTGGTTAAAAACCTAGCCAAATTAACTCCAAATGAGGATTTTTACACCATAGTTAATTCTTTAAAAAAAACTACCCTATCTACGTCt GACGCACTGACAGTGTtcaatatatgttatacaCATAATTACCGAGACAGACAACTctttattaattacataaatCCTCTAGAAAACGCCTTTTTTGGCACCTTAGAG AAAACTGATGATAACAGGGACTACCGCAGCCTAATCCTCAGCCTTCCTGTCCAAGCTAAGGTCAAAATAATTCTC GGGGACAATGAATCTATTACAACAGATAATCAAACAGCAAACTTTAGTatatgcaaaaaatttcGAGTAACAGACCGTCTAATAATAGA TGCAGAGAGATATGAAAAGGCGGGacttaaaaaattgaagaGAGTAACCACTGCCAAATTCACCAAGCCAATAATCCAACAACATGTCCCAGGTATCAGACTGGCCAAATCACTTGCTTCTTCCATTAGAGAATCAATCGGaactttaaatattaatgatttgggtcatatttgcaaaattttcaccGTCAAACACCCCCTCACAGGCAGTCTGATTGAGGACACCATCCACGCACTAGTTGACGCTATATCTAAACAAGAAATATCAGCACTATCACAGATTATTACCGACATTTCTACGTTATATCTTGCAGCACAAGATAGGTATATTGAGTTACAACTCGATGGTATTGATTCTGTTGATTACCCTCCAGTGGTATATCCAACATACATTAGTGAATTGGgcaaaattattgacaattgCACAACACACATTAAATCGCAAAACAACGCTATTATGATCAGTCAAGAAGACTCTAGGAAGATTGCAACTAATTTGTTGTGTGGAGgactaaaaaaatttaatattgttacGATAAATTTCTGGTTAAAAAATGCTAATGTACAAATCTCAAATTATGATAAGAAATGA
- a CDS encoding transitional endoplasmic reticulum ATPase (overlaps_old_locusTagID:BBM_III04665), producing the protein MSGNSDIAIDENVSAQSAVVQARKKNLNRLLVEEALNDDNSIVALHPNRIEELGLFRGDTVMLRGKKRHSTVCIVLADKELDECKARLNKTVRKNLRVMLGDYVRINPCADVPYGKRIQVLPIDDTIEGLSRGSLFDIYLKPYFMESYRPVKKGDYFLVRGGFKAVEFKIIEVEPGEYCIVAPDTVIFHEGDPVKREEEDRLDDVGYDDIGGCKKQMAQIREMIELPLRHPTLFKTLGVKPPRGVLLYGPPGSGKTLIARAVANETGAFFFLINGPEVMSKMAGEAESNLRRAFAEAEKNAPSIIFIDEIDSIAPKREKTNGEVERRVVSQLLTLMDGLKGRGQVVVLGATNRQNSIDPALRRFGRFDREIDIGVPDDNGRLEILRIHTRNMKLAPNVKLNELAANTHGFVGADLAQLCTESALSCIREKMDMIDLEDDTIDTTVLDSMSVTQDHLTAALNTCNPSSLRETVVEIPNVKWDDIGGLESVKTSLREMILYPIEHPEKFEKFGMSPSRGVLFYGPPGCGKTLLAKAVASECSANFISIKGPELLTMWFGESEANVREVFDKARSSAPCVLFFDELDSIGSARGNNVGDANGAGDRVMNQLLTEIDGVGPKKNLFFIGATNRPNLLDEALLRPGRLDQLIYIPLPDHAARVSILQALLRKSPVASNVPISFLAQKTSGFSGADLAEMCQRAARAAIREAIGVEEMQKASGNPDFPEFKYEIKRKHFSEGLAAARRSVTSSDLAKFDNFRSKFDPLYKSQVNDDDIDIDWPDETQGSGMDLIDEDEDDLYS; encoded by the exons ATGAGTGGAAACAGTGACATTGCAATTGATGAGAATGTAAGTGCCCAATCCGCTGTGGTTCAGGCGAGGAAGAAGAATTTGAATCGCCTACTTGTTGAGGAAGCCTTGAATGATGACAACTCAATAGTGGCACTTCATCCCAATAGGATTGAGGAATTGGGCCTATTTAGGGGGGATACAGTTATGCTCAGGGGAAAGAAACGACATTCCACTGTTTGTATTGTATTGGCAGATAAGGAATTGGATGAATGCAAGGCCAGACTTAACAAGACAGTAAGGAAGAATCTAAGGGTTATGCTGGGAGACTACGTTAGAATTAACCCCTGCGCTGATGTTCCTTACGGTAAACGAATACAAGTCTTGCCAATCGATGATACCATTGAAGGTCTGTCTAGGGGATCGTTGTTTGACATTTATTTGAAGCCTTATTTCATGGAATCTTATAGGCCTGTGAAGAAGGGAGATTATTTTTTGGTGCGTGGAGGATTTAAGGCGGTGGAGTTTAAGATTATTGAGGTTGAACCTGGGGAATATTGCATCGTTGCTCCAGATACAGTAATATTTCACGAG GGTGACCCTGTAAAGCGTGAAGAAGAGGATCGCCTAGACGACGTGGGTTATGATGATATTGGCGGATGTAAGAAGCAAATGGCCCAGATTCGTGAGATGATAGAATTACCACTGCGCCATCCCACGCTCTTCAAAACATTAGGCGTCAAACCACCAAGGGGAGTGTTGTTATATGGCCCCCCTGGCAGCGGGAAAACTCTAATTGCGCGTGCAGTGGCCAATGAAACTGGTGCCTTTTTCTTCCTAATAAATGGCCCCGAAGTAATGAGCAAAATGGCCGGGGAGGCTGAGTCCAATTTGAGACGTGCTTTCGCTGAAGCAGAAAAGAATGCACCGTCCATAATATTCATAGACGAAATTGACAGTATCGCCCCTAAAAGAGAAAAGACAAATGGGGAAGTAGAGAGACGCGTAGTTTCCCAATTGCTGACTTTGATGGATGGGTTGAAGGGTAGAGGCCAAGTTGTAGTACTAGGAGCCACGAATAGACAAAATTCGATAGACCCAGCGCTTAGACGATTTGGACGTTTTGACCGAGAAATAGACATTGGAGTCCCTGATGATAATGGCAGATTAGAAATTCTACGCATTCATACCAGAAACATGAAGCTGGCACCAAATGTAAAGCTCAATGAATTAGCTGCTAATACGCATGGTTTTGTAGGGGCAGACTTAGCACAATTGTGTACCGAATCAGCTCTATCTTGTATAAGAGAGAAAATGGATATGATTGATCTTGAAGATGACACTATTGACACAACCGTGCTAGATTCAATGTCAGTTACACAGGATCATTTAACTGCGGCTCTAAATACATGCAACCCATCTTCATTGAGAGAAACAGTTGTTGAGATTCCAAATGTCAAATGGGATGATATTGGTGGATTGGAGTCAGTTAAAACGAGTTTGAGGGAGATGATTTTGTACCCTATTGAGCACCCAGAGAAGTTCGAAAAGTTTGGCATGTCGCCCAGTAGGGGAGTACTTTTTTATGGGCCGCCTGGATGCGGAAAAACATTGCTAGCAAAGGCAGTGGCATCAGAATGTTCAGCTAATTTCATTTCCATTAAAG GACCTGAGTTATTGACGATGTGGTTCGGAGAATCGGAGGCCAATGTTAGGGAGGTTTTTGATAAG GCCCGCTCATCCGCCCCTTGCGTGTTATTCTTCGACGAGCTTGATTCCATTGGTTCTGCCAGAGGAAATAACGTTGGAGATGCTAACGGTGCTGGGGACAGGGTCATGAATCAGTTACTTACGGAAATTGACGGCGTGGGCCCAAAGAAGAACCTCTTCTTTATAGGAGCAACCAATCGTCCCAACCTGTTAGATGAAGCGCTGCTACGTCCCGGACGATTGGATCAATTGATATACATTCCACTACCCGATCATGCAGCTAGAGTGTCAATTCTTCAGGCGTTGCTAAGAAAATCACCAGTGGCGTCCAATGTACCCATTTCCTTTTTGGCCCAAAAGACTTCAGGATTTTCAGGGGCAGATTTGGCCGAAATGTGTCAACGGGCAGCAAGGGCAGCCATAAGGGAGGCAATAGGGGTTGAGGAGATGCAGAAGGCTTCGGGTAACCCTGACTTCCCTGAgtttaaatatgaaatCAAGCGTAAACATTTTTCAGAGGGGTTAGCAGCGGCTAGGAGATCAGTCACTAGTTCTGATTTGGCGAAATTTGATAACTTTAGGTCAAAGTTTGATCCACTGTACAAGTCGCAGGTTAATGACGACGATATTGACATTGATTGGCCAGATGAAACACAAGGTAGTGGGATGGACTTGATAGACGAGGATGAGGACGACCTTTACTCGTAA
- a CDS encoding hypothetical protein (overlaps_old_locusTagID:BBM_III04660) — MSDIIIKYVGNHIFLLAYRMKDGDDGWRYVIASKNRHVRGDISTWGNYSNNKKFDKNLLPETTPANVDIDKVVGNIDSIVSTIKSSTFYSFLSEALHKVVSKNLKMIVLGCASPTCGPFITNCKCQWALAKLLTVDSNHLFKIISVEIFDPLMSDTDYQIWQRLIEFPNTTAETDWTLLIMPHCEVDLYRTVLESLSHKLDIIESAKQLASGSYVFRNIAKLSNVILLSNTLSNCDSLDLNTEITEIKLPKFDPYPNAFNDLYLITIDT, encoded by the coding sequence ATGTCtgatattataattaaatatgttgGTAATCACATATTCTTATTAGCTTATAGGATGAAGGACGGTGATGATGGGTGGAGATATGTAATAGCTTCTAAGAATCGTCATGTTAGGGGTGATATATCCACTTGGGGTAATTACTCaaacaataaaaaatttgacaaaaatttgttgcCTGAAACTACACCAGCTAATGTTGACATTGACAAAGTTGTTGGAAACATAGATTCAATAGTGTCTACCATAAAATCTTCAACATTTTACAGCTTCTTAAGTGAAGCTTTACATAAAGTTGTTTCTAAAAACTTGAAAATGATAGTTCTGGGTTGTGCTAGTCCTACTTGCGGCCCATTTATCACTAATTGCAAATGCCAATGGGCACTGGCCAAATTATTGACAGTTGACAgtaatcatttatttaaaataatatcgGTCGAAATTTTTGATCCGTTAATGAGCGATACtgattatcaaatttggCAGCGATTAATCGAATTTCCTAACACAACAGCCGAAACTGATTGGACACTGCTAATCATGCCTCACTGCGAAGTGGACCTTTATCGCACTGTACTTGAATCATTGTCGCATAAATTAGACATTATTGAATCTGCAAAGCAATTGGCAAGCGGAAGCTATGTTTTCAGAAATATTGCAAAACTTAGTAATGTAATACTGCTGTCTAATACCCTATCCAATTGTGATAGTTTGGATTTAAATACAGAAATTACTGAGATTAAGTTGCCAAAATTCGATCCCTACCCCAACGCCTTCAATGACTTATACCTTATTACCATCGACACCTAA
- a CDS encoding adenosinetriphosphatase (overlaps_old_locusTagID:BBM_III04645;~overlaps_old_locusTagID:BBM_III04650): protein MDIEIDGPITLQKLLQNGERYVRELLVKGSNGDGLKSGVKRKRERISSSDGKNIKQPSIIIGKTKPYQLEGLKWLVGLYDSGLNGILADEMGLGKTFQTISLLAFLKESRGIEGPHLILAPKSTIGNWMNELKRFCPSLRCLKFLGNREERSQMIATELDPTKYNVFVTSYETCCKAKGPLNRISWNYIIIDEAHRIKNELSKLSVVVRSLSTEYRLLITGTPLQNNLKELWALLNFLFPEIFSSSEEFEEMFNFTAAESMQNEDREKHNLEIVKRLHAILRPFMLRRAKKDVLQDMPSKNEMLLMIPLRGIQKRLYQDLLRKNALDVSHDNGNEYINLNSQNPTSNVQLLNLAMQLRKACNHPYLFEGYENRNLDPFGEHLVEAAGKLKVLDKLLSRLYEEGSRALLFSQMTRMLDILEDYCRMRGYSYFRIDGNTETHDRDYQISEYNKEGSTVFLFLLSTRAGGLGINLASANVVVLYDSDWNPQVDLQAVDRAHRIGQTRPVSVYRLVHEHTIEEKVIERATLKLQLDSAVIQQGRLSHSKQGKSGRVGASELLAMVQFGADHIFKADTDEITDHDLDAILSRGAEQAAKLNSKLQTHVKKALLDFSATTQHSLYEFEGINYSKDKEAWNNIVQESKALQESQHAGRTREARRLRQRLKFFDEEWGEDSNDQSSDNTGMYMPPKHTVVHTPLKLPHMQDWQFYDRDRILTLHNIELERHNATGSTEGLEEERKLKEQLISQGFGNWSRRDFLNFIRGNEQFGRDDIEGISSVVECKTVEQVKAYRDKFWECYTQIADWQKFIKRIETGDALVAKKKAIHKVAVEKVKTAYLTGTISLIGKGKSVYTDEEDRWILNMLTITDYGRWNKFAEYAKNDPRWKFNWFIKSRSPNDFHRRAEYVAKLVKKS, encoded by the exons ATGGACATTGAGATTGACGGTCCTATTACTCTCCAAAAGCTGCTACAAAATGGTGAACGCTATGTACGCGAACTTCTAGTTAAGGGGAGTAATGGTGATGGTTTAAAATCTGGTGTTAAGCGAAAACGGGAACGCATTTCGTCTTCGGatggtaaaaatatcaaacaacCGTCAATAATTATAGGGAAAACTAAGCCTTATCAATTAGAAGGGCTTAAATGGCTAGTAGGATTATATGATAGTGGTCTTAATGGCATCCTGGCTGATGAAATGGGTTTGGGCAAAACTTTCCAGACAATTTCTCTACTAGCCTTTCTAAAGGAATCCAGAGGCATAGAAGGTCCGCATTTGATACTAGCCCCAAAATCCACTATAGGCAATTGGATGAACGAGCTTAAACGTTTTTGCCCTTCACTTCGTtgtttgaaatttttgggTAATAGGGAAGAGCGGTCTCAAATGATAGCAACTGAACTAGATCCAACCAAGTACAACGTATTCGTTACTAGTTATGAAACATGCTGTAAGGCTAAGGGACCGTTGAATCGAATTTCTTGGaactatataataatcGATGAAGCACATAGGATTAAGAATGAATTATCGAAGTTGAGTGTTGTTGTTAGGTCACTAAGCACGGAATACCGATTATTGATCACGGGAACTCCATtgcaaaacaatttaaaagAACTTTGGGCTCTcttgaattttttgtttcCCGAGATTTTTTCCTCTAGTGAGGAATTCGAAgaaatgtttaattttacagcTGCAGAAAGCATGCAAAATGAAGATAGAGAGAAGCACAATTTGGAGATTGTTAAGCGATTACATGCTATACTGAGACCTTTTATGCTGAGAAGGGCTAAGAAAGATGTACTGCAAGATATGCCTTCTAAAAACGAGATGTTGCTAATGATACCCCTTAGGGGTATCCAAAAAAGACTATATCAAGATTTACTAAGAAAAAATGCATTAGACGTATCCCATGATAAtggtaatgaatatataaaccTTAACTCACAAAACCCGACATCTAATGTACagttattaaatttagcaATGCAATTACGAAAAGCATGCAATCACCCATATTTGTTCGAAGGTTATGAGAATCGCAATCTAGACCCTTTTGGTGAACATCTGGTTGAAGCGGCTGGCAAACTAAAAGTGTTGGATAAACTTTTATCCCGTTTATACGAAGAAGGATCCAGAGCCTTGTTGTTTAGCCAAATGACCAGGATGCTGGATATACTTGAAGACTATTGCAGAATGAGAGGTTATAGTTACTTTCGAATTGATGGTAACACTGAAACGCATGATCGTGATTACCAAATTTCAGAATACAATAAGGAAGGCAGTACTGTTTTCTTATTCCTTCTCTCCACTAGAGCTGGAGGGTTAGGTATTAACTTAGCCTCGGCAAATGTAGTAGTACTATATGATTCAGATTGGAATCCACAGGTTGATCTTCAGGCCGTTGATAG GGCACACAGGATCGGACAAACTAGACCAGTTAGCGTATATAGATTGGTTCATGAACATACAATTGAGGAAAAGGTCATTGAGCGTGCTACACTTAAGCTACAATTGGATTCAGCAGTCATTCAACAAGGAAGATTAAGCCATTCAAAACAGGGCAAATCGGGCCGAGTGGGTGCAAGTGAACTATTGGCTATGGTTCAATTTGGAGCTGACCATATTTTCAAGGCTGATACCGATGAGATTACCGATCATGACTTGGATGCAATCCTTTCAAGGGGTGCTGAACAGGCTGCCAAACTGAATAGCAAATTACAAACACACGTTAAAAAGGCTCTTTTGGATTTTAGCGCTACTACACAACACTCATTGTATGAATTTGAGGGGATTAACTATAGCAAAGACAAAGAGGCTTGGAACAACATTGTGCAGGAGTCTAAGGCGCTACAGGAATCTCAGCATGCTGGAAGGACGCGTGAGGCTAGGAGATTGAGACAAAGACTTAAGTTTTTTGATGAGGAGTGGGGTGAAGACTCTAATGATCAAAGTTCTGACAATACTGGGATGTATATGCCTCCAAAACATACAGTTGTACATACTCCCCTAAAATTACCACATATGCAG GACTGGCAATTTTACGATCGTGATCGCATACTAACATTACACAACATAGAATTGGAACGTCACAATGCCACCGGTTCAACTGAGGGTCTAGAGGAGGAAAGAAAGCTCAAGGAACAGCTTATATCACAAGGTTTTGGAAATTGGTCCCGCCGTGATTTTCTTAATTTCATTAG GGGTAACGAACAATTTGGGCGGGATGACATTGAGGGCATTTCATCAGTGGTGGAATGTAAAACTGTTGAACAGGTCAAGGCATACAGGGATAAATTTTGGGAGTGCTACACTCAAATTGCAGACTGGcaaaaattcatcaaaagGATTGAGACTGGGGATGCCCTTGTTGCAAAGAAAAAGGCGATTCACAag gtGGCTGTAGAGAAGGTTAAAACGGCATATTTAACTGGCACAATATCTTTGATTGGAAAGGGGAAGAGCGTTTATACCGATGAAGAGGATAGGTGGATTCTTAATATGTTGACAATTACTGATTATGGAAGGTGGAACAAATTTGCAGAATATGCTAAAAATGATCCCCGTTGGAAGTTCAACTGGTTTATCAAGTCCCGATCGCCAAATGACTTTCATAGACGTGCGGAATATGTGGCTAAGCTTGTAAAAAAGAGTTGA
- a CDS encoding conserved Plasmodium protein, unknown function (overlaps_old_locusTagID:BBM_III04670;~overlaps_old_locusTagID:BBM_III04675) has translation MGSVCSGICKPRSGGKNLQCNVFSNTELNNLHNHNSKRSSKSTLISPAKSYSKDSDISTSSSVVFRLEKNKFLPSVSNKKSIVDGWISQRNSIDSDAEPFLILDTRVALLLINYLMGQDVLNLRQICRVWRDIIDYTLDIHLEHIIAQFKCHYKGLLEPVSKFIKASPIYNRPNEPRIDLIITAKVIGGVGMINNIGYKFKYKGKTQCYGEQFHFQSLRQGSNRMLFFERDESHVYTDDIKMPVIAGVHQFCVGDFLQIPINLHNAYSTVDMPSIEVMPCRQSVCSVRQMETCHIDSMYDENWEQITQTSDKPQKLIDIMNKINSLLKDNNKLMILSADHAGYDVATIRLRLIAVESGKICEELGRYVAQGIEVFPAKAPITGILTRKGLTQDLYTTTQLRMGDIINFYLQTVGAGPEDPTCAEPS, from the exons ATGGGCTCAGTGTGTTCGGGTATTTGCAAACCGCGTTCTGGTGGTAAGAACCTCCAATGCAACGTATTTTCCAATACAGAACttaacaatttacacaatcATAACTCCAAAAGATCATCTAAATCTACGCTCATTTCACCCGCTAAATCATATAGTAAAGATAGTGACATAAGCACAAGTAGTTCTGTAGTTTTTCGGCTtgaaaaaaacaaatttcttCCATCAGTTTCCAATAAAAAGTCTATTGTCGATGGATGGATTTCCCAGCGCAATTCAATAGATTCAGATGCGGAACCTTTCCTAATACTAGACACTAGGGTGGCCTTGCTGCTGATTAATTACCTGATGGGACAAGATGTGTTGAATTTGAGGCAGATTTGCCGCGTATGGAGGGATATAATAGATTACACATTGGATATACATTTGGAACATATAATCGCTCAATTCAAGTGTCACTACAAAGGGTTATTAGAACCAGTGTCAAAATTCATAAAGGCTTCACCGATTTACAATAGGCCGAATGAACCAAGGATTGACCTTATAATTACGGCCAAA GTAATTGGAGGAGTGGGCatgattaataatatcggatataaatttaagtaCAAAGGCAAAACCCAGTGCTACGGAGAgcaatttcattttcaatcCCTAAGGCAGGGGTCAAACAGGATGCTATTTTTTGAACGCGATGAATCGCATGTTTATACGGATGATATTAAGATGCCTGTCATAGCCGGAGTACATCAATTTTGTGTGGGCGATTTTCTCCAAATACCAATTAATCTCCACAACGCCTACAGTACAGTAGATATGCCTAGTATTGAAGTTATGCCATGCAGGCAATCAGTCTGCTCTGTACGGCAAATGGAGACTTGCCACATCGATTCCATGTATGACGAAAACTGGGAGCAAATAACTCAAACTAGCGATAAGCCTCAAAAgttaattgatataatgAATAAGATCAATAGTTTGCTCAAGGATAATAATAAACTGATGATTTTGTCGGCTGATCACGCCGGATATGATGTGGCCACTATTAGACTTAGATTGATAGCTGTTGAATCGG GTAAAATTTGCGAAGAATTGGGGAGATATGTAGCGCAGGGGATAGAAGTATTTCCTGCAAAGGCTCCAATTACTGGCATACTAACAAGGAAAGGATTGACTCAAGATTTGTACACTACTACTCAACTAAGAATG GGCGATATAATTAACTTTTATCTTCAAACAGTGGGAGCAGGGCCCGAAGATCCCACTTGTGCTGAACCTTCATAA